A single genomic interval of uncultured Desulfobulbus sp. harbors:
- a CDS encoding NifB/NifX family molybdenum-iron cluster-binding protein produces MIRLAIPSEGQGGLDGMRAGHFGHCDVFTCIDVEDGQIKQVSILANKEHVQGGCMVPVNLLAEAGVNALVVGGIGMRPLMGFRQVGIDVYHDGVRPEIRPVVEDFLAGKLPQITNDQVCGGGQH; encoded by the coding sequence ATGATACGATTGGCGATTCCCTCTGAGGGACAAGGCGGCTTGGACGGTATGCGCGCCGGACACTTTGGACATTGCGATGTCTTTACCTGCATTGACGTGGAAGATGGTCAGATCAAACAGGTAAGCATCCTGGCCAACAAGGAGCATGTCCAGGGCGGCTGCATGGTTCCGGTCAATCTGCTGGCCGAGGCCGGGGTAAACGCCCTGGTGGTCGGTGGTATCGGCATGCGTCCCCTAATGGGATTCCGTCAGGTGGGAATCGATGTATACCACGATGGTGTACGTCCGGAAATTCGGCCGGTGGTCGAGGATTTCCTGGCCGGTAAACTGCCGCAAATCACCAACGATCAGGTGTGCGGCGGCGGACAACACTGA
- a CDS encoding aldehyde dehydrogenase family protein, which produces MKKNYQTYVDGQWLSTDRTMDVLNKFTGEPFATVPLADGALTERAIASAKKAFQGFRKMPAHQRAAILDKAVALINAREREIAEVISQEVGKAWKFSINEVQRSAETFKFAADEAKRLHGETIPVDASRFGENRFGYFIREPLGVIGAITPFNFPLNLVAHKVAPAIATGNTVVLKPASATPVSSLILAEILEEAGLPPGVLNVVVGPGGEVGDAIVVHPDCRKITFTGSPAVGGQIVRKAGIKKVTLELGSNSATIIEPDADLEKAAARCVVSAFANSGQVCISLQRIYVNRQCLDAFTELFVSKVKALKVGNPLDEDCDVGPLISPKEVERIDAWVKEAVAQGAVVATGGKGEGRVYQPTVLTQVTEDMKIMCMETFAPVVSIVAYDSFAGVIDLVNASEFGLQAGVYTNDINKALQAVDDLEVGGVMINDTATYRVDHLPYGGNKLSGLGREGIRFAMEDMTNIKMVMINRN; this is translated from the coding sequence ATGAAAAAGAACTATCAAACCTATGTGGACGGTCAGTGGCTCTCCACTGATCGGACCATGGACGTGCTCAACAAGTTCACCGGCGAACCCTTTGCCACCGTGCCCCTGGCCGATGGCGCCCTGACCGAACGGGCAATCGCCAGTGCCAAAAAGGCCTTTCAGGGCTTTCGCAAGATGCCGGCGCATCAGCGGGCCGCCATCCTCGACAAGGCCGTGGCCCTGATCAACGCCCGAGAGAGGGAAATTGCCGAGGTGATCTCGCAAGAGGTCGGCAAGGCCTGGAAGTTTTCGATCAATGAGGTCCAGCGCAGTGCCGAGACCTTCAAGTTCGCCGCCGACGAGGCCAAGCGCCTTCACGGCGAGACCATCCCGGTCGATGCCAGCCGATTCGGCGAAAACCGGTTCGGTTACTTCATCCGTGAACCCCTGGGGGTCATCGGCGCGATCACCCCGTTCAACTTTCCGCTCAATCTGGTGGCGCACAAGGTGGCCCCGGCCATTGCCACCGGCAACACGGTCGTGCTCAAGCCGGCCTCGGCCACCCCGGTCTCCTCACTGATTTTGGCGGAGATTCTCGAGGAGGCGGGGCTGCCTCCGGGGGTGCTCAACGTGGTGGTCGGCCCCGGCGGAGAGGTCGGCGATGCCATCGTGGTTCATCCCGACTGCCGCAAGATCACCTTTACCGGATCGCCCGCGGTCGGCGGCCAGATCGTGCGCAAGGCCGGGATCAAGAAGGTCACCCTGGAGCTTGGCAGCAATTCGGCGACCATCATCGAGCCGGATGCGGATCTGGAAAAGGCGGCCGCCCGTTGTGTGGTCAGCGCCTTTGCCAACTCGGGCCAGGTCTGCATTTCCCTGCAGCGCATCTATGTCAATCGCCAGTGTCTGGATGCCTTTACCGAGCTTTTCGTCAGCAAGGTCAAGGCACTCAAGGTGGGCAATCCCCTGGATGAGGACTGCGATGTCGGCCCGCTTATTTCCCCCAAGGAGGTCGAGCGGATCGACGCCTGGGTCAAGGAGGCCGTGGCTCAGGGGGCGGTGGTGGCCACCGGCGGCAAGGGCGAGGGCAGGGTCTACCAGCCCACGGTGCTGACCCAGGTCACCGAGGATATGAAGATCATGTGTATGGAAACCTTTGCCCCGGTGGTTTCCATCGTGGCCTACGACTCCTTTGCTGGGGTGATCGATCTGGTCAACGCCTCCGAATTCGGCCTCCAGGCCGGTGTCTACACCAACGACATCAACAAGGCCCTGCAGGCGGTGGATGATCTGGAGGTGGGCGGGGTGATGATCAACGACACCGCCACCTATCGGGTCGACCACCTGCCTTACGGCGGCAACAAACTCTCCGGCCTTGGACGTGAGGGCATTCGCTTTGCCATGGAAGACATGACCAACATCAAGATGGTGATGATCAACCGCAATTAG
- a CDS encoding iron-containing alcohol dehydrogenase: MSQKILFRTTGRIVMGAGTLNSIVDEVKQLGGCKPMIVTDPGLVATGIIERLEQLLAQGGLSFVRFDQVEADPPYELVDQVVSLVKSEQADCVIGIGGGSSQDIAKVVSVMVTNPGKVEEYFGIDLVKKPGIPLILIPTTAGTGSEVTPIVILSDHHEKLKKGVVSSHLFPSTALLDPELTLGLPPAVTAATGMDALIHAMEAYTSINANSMTDMLAVQAMQLIFENIRTAYANGGDIVAREKMLEGSMLAGMAFANAGVTAVHAFAYPIGAEFHIPHGIANTIMLPPVMAFNLIGNLEKFADIARIFGEGEEGMSLRKLAERGLAAVHQLAADLNVPQRLSGYGVQEKDVPVLAEGVMKVTRLLANNPRTLRLADAEAIYRQVL, translated from the coding sequence ATGTCGCAGAAAATACTGTTTCGGACCACCGGCCGCATCGTCATGGGTGCCGGCACCTTGAACAGCATCGTTGATGAGGTCAAACAACTCGGTGGCTGCAAACCGATGATCGTCACCGATCCGGGGTTGGTGGCCACCGGCATCATCGAACGGCTGGAACAGCTCCTGGCCCAGGGCGGCCTGTCCTTTGTCCGCTTCGATCAGGTCGAGGCGGATCCGCCCTATGAGTTGGTCGATCAGGTGGTCAGTCTGGTGAAGTCCGAGCAGGCTGACTGCGTGATCGGTATCGGGGGCGGTTCCTCCCAGGATATCGCCAAGGTGGTTTCGGTCATGGTCACCAATCCGGGCAAGGTGGAGGAGTATTTCGGGATTGACTTGGTCAAGAAGCCGGGCATTCCCCTGATCCTCATCCCCACCACCGCCGGCACGGGCAGCGAGGTCACCCCGATCGTCATTCTCTCCGATCACCATGAAAAACTGAAAAAAGGCGTGGTCAGCTCCCACCTCTTTCCTTCAACCGCCCTGCTTGATCCCGAATTGACACTCGGCCTCCCGCCTGCGGTGACCGCAGCCACCGGTATGGATGCGCTCATTCACGCTATGGAGGCATACACCTCGATCAACGCCAACTCGATGACCGATATGCTGGCCGTGCAGGCCATGCAGCTGATTTTCGAAAATATTCGTACCGCCTATGCAAACGGTGGTGATATCGTGGCCAGAGAGAAGATGCTCGAGGGTAGCATGCTTGCCGGCATGGCCTTTGCCAACGCAGGGGTCACCGCGGTACATGCCTTTGCCTACCCGATCGGCGCAGAATTTCATATCCCGCACGGCATCGCCAACACCATCATGCTGCCGCCGGTCATGGCCTTCAACCTGATCGGCAACCTGGAGAAGTTTGCCGATATCGCCCGGATCTTCGGCGAGGGGGAGGAGGGCATGAGTCTGCGGAAACTGGCCGAACGCGGCCTGGCTGCGGTGCATCAACTGGCCGCCGATCTGAACGTGCCGCAGCGCTTGAGCGGCTACGGTGTCCAGGAGAAAGATGTCCCTGTCCTGGCCGAAGGCGTGATGAAGGTCACCCGCCTGTTGGCCAACAATCCCAGAACCCTGCGTCTGGCGGATGCAGAGGCGATTTATCGCCAGGTGCTCTGA
- a CDS encoding methyl-accepting chemotaxis protein: MNISSIRFKLIVGGILIVLLPLAVSGYVAKNNSAKAVTRYSKANAQSIAEGLTMQVTATLEGELKFIAAFAERTMVRKTIAAFASQGAEGAASTIEAMNQDMRQRFEQLRLSYDAIVVADTNGKIIAATGENAAAINAIDLCRGGVFEEVRRRSQAVSGGVVRSTGNNMTEILLCAPVRSENGSFLGVVAGTLRFSLISDLITAKKIGSTGYCFMCDEQGLIIAHPDSKNVLQLDMKSLKGMEDITRAMVSGSTGAESYVFKGTDKVAGYAPVKLKGWSIAATQNAEEFLESVVSLQKTIALITLASTLIAGALIFVAASAIIKPINRAIDGLKDIAQGEGDLTMRLAVVSKDEVGELAKWFNLFIEKLQQIIGRISENSRQVHLSIGELTAIAATLAQNAEETSGRADSVATAAEEMSANLNNVAASMEESTINTNMVASAAEEMNVTINQIAQNTEQAHSISEKAVHQAANTSVKMAELGQAAQAIGKVTEAITDISEQTNLLALNATIEAARAGEAGKGFAVVANEIKELARQTATATLDIKNQIAGVQGTTQSSIVEINQISTIINSVNEIVATISTAVGEQSAATEEIANNIAQASQGLGEVNENVNQSSAVAGSITQDIAGVNQASNEISASSRQVKSSAETLKALADELQGIVNTFKI; the protein is encoded by the coding sequence ATGAACATATCTTCCATTCGTTTCAAGCTCATTGTTGGCGGTATACTTATCGTCTTGCTGCCGCTGGCGGTGAGTGGCTATGTAGCTAAAAACAACTCGGCTAAGGCGGTCACCCGTTACAGCAAAGCCAATGCCCAATCCATCGCCGAGGGGTTGACCATGCAGGTGACGGCCACCCTCGAGGGGGAGTTGAAGTTTATTGCCGCCTTTGCCGAACGAACGATGGTTCGAAAGACGATCGCTGCCTTCGCTTCACAGGGTGCTGAGGGGGCAGCTTCGACGATTGAGGCCATGAACCAGGATATGCGCCAGCGTTTTGAGCAGCTGCGGTTGTCTTACGACGCTATTGTTGTTGCCGATACCAACGGCAAAATTATTGCCGCAACCGGTGAAAATGCGGCAGCTATCAACGCCATCGACCTGTGCCGGGGCGGGGTCTTTGAAGAGGTGCGCAGACGGAGTCAGGCCGTGAGCGGCGGAGTTGTCCGTTCGACAGGCAACAATATGACTGAGATCCTCCTTTGTGCACCGGTCCGCTCCGAAAATGGCTCGTTTTTGGGCGTGGTTGCTGGGACCCTCAGGTTTTCATTGATTTCCGATTTGATTACCGCCAAAAAGATCGGCTCCACCGGCTACTGCTTCATGTGCGATGAACAGGGGCTGATCATTGCTCATCCCGATAGCAAGAACGTGCTCCAGCTTGACATGAAGTCCTTGAAGGGGATGGAGGATATCACCAGAGCCATGGTTTCCGGATCGACCGGAGCGGAATCCTACGTGTTCAAGGGGACCGACAAAGTCGCCGGTTATGCTCCGGTCAAGCTCAAGGGGTGGAGTATTGCCGCCACCCAGAATGCCGAGGAGTTTCTGGAAAGTGTGGTTTCACTGCAAAAAACGATAGCCTTGATCACCCTGGCTTCGACTCTCATTGCCGGCGCACTTATTTTCGTTGCCGCCAGCGCGATAATCAAACCAATCAATCGGGCCATTGATGGCCTCAAGGATATCGCCCAGGGCGAGGGTGATCTGACCATGCGCTTGGCGGTTGTCTCCAAGGACGAGGTGGGGGAGTTGGCCAAATGGTTCAACCTCTTTATCGAGAAGCTGCAGCAGATTATTGGTCGCATCAGCGAAAATTCGCGCCAGGTGCATCTTTCGATCGGTGAACTGACAGCGATTGCGGCCACCTTGGCGCAAAATGCGGAGGAAACCTCAGGCCGGGCCGACAGCGTTGCCACCGCCGCCGAGGAAATGAGTGCCAACCTCAACAACGTGGCAGCCTCCATGGAAGAGTCGACCATCAACACCAACATGGTGGCCAGTGCCGCCGAGGAGATGAACGTCACCATCAACCAGATCGCCCAGAATACGGAACAGGCCCATTCGATTTCGGAGAAGGCCGTGCACCAGGCTGCCAACACCTCTGTAAAAATGGCTGAGCTCGGCCAGGCAGCCCAGGCAATCGGCAAGGTCACCGAGGCTATTACCGATATTTCCGAGCAGACCAACCTCCTGGCCTTGAATGCCACCATCGAGGCGGCCCGTGCCGGTGAGGCGGGCAAGGGCTTTGCAGTCGTCGCCAATGAGATCAAGGAGTTGGCCAGACAGACCGCGACGGCTACTCTGGACATCAAGAATCAGATAGCCGGTGTTCAGGGCACGACCCAATCCTCGATCGTGGAGATCAACCAGATCTCCACCATCATCAACAGCGTCAACGAGATCGTGGCCACCATTTCCACGGCTGTCGGCGAGCAGTCCGCGGCCACCGAGGAAATCGCCAACAACATTGCCCAGGCCTCCCAGGGCTTGGGTGAGGTCAATGAAAACGTCAACCAGAGTTCCGCGGTGGCCGGTTCCATCACCCAGGATATCGCCGGGGTCAACCAGGCCTCCAACGAAATTTCCGCCAGCAGCCGCCAGGTGAAGTCGAGCGCCGAGACACTCAAGGCCCTGGCCGATGAGCTGCAGGGGATCGTCAATACCTTTAAAATTTAA
- a CDS encoding NifB/NifX family molybdenum-iron cluster-binding protein: MKVAVTSKGVLLDSEVDPRFGRAPYIIVVDTETMDFEAVDNSGNVNAFKGAGIQAATMVCEKGAEVLMTGYCGPKAFATLQAGGVKVVDDVTGTIRDAVATIKSGKVTYSTAANKEAHW, translated from the coding sequence ATGAAAGTGGCAGTAACATCCAAAGGTGTACTCTTGGATAGTGAGGTGGACCCCCGTTTCGGTCGTGCCCCTTACATTATCGTGGTCGACACCGAAACCATGGACTTTGAGGCCGTGGACAACAGCGGTAACGTCAACGCCTTCAAGGGTGCGGGCATTCAAGCGGCGACCATGGTTTGCGAAAAAGGGGCCGAGGTGCTGATGACCGGCTATTGCGGTCCCAAAGCCTTTGCCACCCTGCAGGCCGGCGGCGTCAAAGTGGTTGACGACGTGACCGGCACCATCCGCGATGCCGTGGCAACCATCAAGTCCGGCAAGGTGACCTATTCAACCGCAGCCAACAAAGAGGCTCACTGGTAA
- a CDS encoding shikimate kinase, whose amino-acid sequence MKSNLTLIGMPGAGKSTVGIILAKNLGLGFIDTDVLIQINRQKTLQQILDESDHLNLRAIEEEEILKLNITHHVIATGGSAAYSEKAMAHLQRISTIVFLKVSFTEIERRIHNFATRGIAKSKDQSFEELFDERQVLYHRYAEIVLTCDGLNQEQVAEEIARRVLTNWHN is encoded by the coding sequence ATGAAATCCAACCTGACCCTGATTGGCATGCCCGGTGCGGGCAAGAGCACCGTGGGGATAATTTTAGCGAAAAATCTGGGCCTGGGCTTCATCGACACCGATGTGCTCATCCAGATCAATCGGCAAAAAACCCTGCAGCAGATTCTTGATGAATCCGATCATCTCAACCTCCGTGCCATTGAAGAGGAGGAGATCCTCAAACTCAATATCACCCACCACGTCATCGCCACCGGCGGCAGTGCGGCCTACAGCGAAAAGGCCATGGCCCACCTCCAGCGGATCTCGACCATTGTTTTTCTCAAGGTTTCCTTTACCGAGATCGAGCGGCGCATCCACAACTTTGCCACCCGCGGCATCGCCAAATCCAAGGACCAGAGCTTTGAGGAACTCTTTGACGAGCGCCAGGTCCTCTATCATCGCTATGCGGAAATCGTCCTTACCTGTGATGGCCTCAACCAGGAGCAGGTGGCAGAAGAGATTGCTCGCCGTGTTTTGACCAATTGGCACAATTAG